From the genome of Azospirillum brasilense, one region includes:
- a CDS encoding benzoate/H(+) symporter BenE family transporter has product MSSSDTVPATGLSTGLSLRALGAGLLAALVGYASSVAVVIHGLTAVGASTEQVVSGLVLVGFAMGLTAMGLSLHRRKPISIAWTTPGMALLAATGAVEGGFPAAVGAFVVTGVLIVLAGLWSPLGRWIAAIPKPLANGMLAGILLKLCLAPFLAVSQAPGVALLVLATWAVVGRVARLYAVPAAVAVALGAMALDSSGGLAGGLAGGAALPGALWPSVTFVQPVFTWEAMVGIALPLFVVTMASQNIPGLAVLATYNYAPPTRPIFLATGAASALTALGGAPTVNLAAITAALCASPDADPNPARRWQAAFVGGIGYILFAGLAGVTAVMVTRSPPILIEGVAGLALVGAFGSALMGAVQVEANRTAALVTMLVTASGLSFAGVGSAFWGLLLGAAVHLLHWRSPVSQPAK; this is encoded by the coding sequence ATGTCCTCTTCCGACACCGTCCCGGCGACGGGCCTTTCAACGGGGCTTTCCCTGCGCGCGCTCGGCGCCGGCCTGCTGGCAGCCCTGGTCGGCTACGCCAGTTCGGTGGCGGTGGTCATCCATGGCCTGACCGCCGTGGGTGCCAGCACGGAGCAGGTAGTGTCGGGCCTCGTCCTGGTCGGATTCGCCATGGGGCTGACGGCGATGGGTCTCAGCCTGCACCGGCGCAAGCCGATCAGCATCGCCTGGACGACGCCGGGCATGGCGCTGCTGGCCGCCACCGGCGCGGTGGAGGGTGGGTTCCCCGCCGCGGTGGGGGCCTTCGTGGTGACCGGCGTGCTGATCGTCCTGGCCGGGCTGTGGTCGCCGCTGGGCCGCTGGATCGCGGCGATTCCGAAGCCACTGGCCAACGGCATGCTGGCGGGCATCCTGCTGAAGCTGTGCCTCGCCCCCTTCCTGGCGGTGTCGCAAGCGCCCGGCGTGGCGCTGCTGGTGCTGGCGACCTGGGCGGTGGTGGGGCGGGTGGCGCGGCTCTACGCCGTGCCCGCCGCGGTGGCGGTGGCACTGGGGGCGATGGCGCTGGACTCTTCCGGCGGTTTGGCCGGCGGTTTGGCCGGCGGGGCGGCGCTGCCCGGCGCGCTGTGGCCGAGCGTGACCTTCGTCCAGCCGGTCTTCACCTGGGAGGCGATGGTCGGCATCGCCCTGCCGCTGTTCGTCGTCACCATGGCGTCGCAGAACATCCCCGGCCTCGCCGTGCTGGCGACCTACAACTACGCGCCGCCGACCCGTCCGATCTTCCTCGCGACGGGGGCGGCCTCCGCCCTGACGGCGCTGGGCGGCGCTCCGACCGTCAACCTTGCGGCGATCACCGCGGCGCTCTGCGCCAGCCCGGACGCCGACCCGAACCCGGCGCGGCGCTGGCAGGCCGCCTTCGTCGGCGGCATCGGCTACATCCTGTTCGCCGGGCTGGCCGGGGTAACGGCGGTGATGGTCACCCGCTCCCCGCCGATCCTGATCGAGGGGGTGGCCGGGCTGGCCCTGGTCGGCGCCTTCGGCTCCGCCCTGATGGGCGCCGTGCAGGTGGAGGCGAACCGCACCGCCGCCCTGGTCACCATGCTGGTCACCGCCTCCGGCCTGTCCTTCGCCGGGGTGGGCTCGGCCTTCTGGGGCCTGCTGCTGGGCGCGGCGGTCCACCTGCTCCATTGGCGCTCCCCGGTGTCGCAGCCGGCAAAGTGA
- a CDS encoding GntR family transcriptional regulator, with amino-acid sequence MAVNDGLSRLVARAQPRHRTTTEFVEATLREAILTGVIAPGTPLRQEELAETFGVSRMPVREALRQLEARALAEFHPHRGAVVAEISAADGADIGAIRMALEPMALRLSLPGLTAADLDQAEELIAEMDGEADPGRMGELNRRFHMTLYARAGRPRLLALTEQHLLAADRYLRFQFAALGYRPRSQDEHRALLAACRAGDADAACRLVTEHVGQAAEQLTAFLEGREAG; translated from the coding sequence ATGGCGGTCAACGACGGGCTGTCGCGCCTCGTGGCGCGGGCGCAGCCGCGCCACCGCACCACCACGGAGTTCGTGGAGGCGACGCTGCGCGAGGCGATCCTGACCGGGGTCATCGCGCCGGGCACGCCCCTGCGACAGGAGGAGCTGGCGGAAACCTTCGGGGTCAGCCGCATGCCGGTGCGCGAGGCGCTGCGTCAATTGGAGGCACGGGCGCTGGCCGAGTTCCACCCGCACCGCGGGGCGGTCGTCGCGGAAATCTCGGCGGCGGACGGCGCCGACATCGGAGCGATCCGCATGGCTCTGGAGCCGATGGCGCTGCGCCTGTCGCTGCCCGGCCTGACGGCGGCGGACCTCGATCAGGCGGAAGAGCTGATTGCGGAGATGGACGGGGAGGCCGATCCGGGCCGCATGGGCGAGCTGAACCGGCGCTTCCACATGACGCTTTACGCGCGGGCCGGACGGCCCCGGCTGCTGGCGCTGACGGAGCAGCATCTGCTGGCCGCCGACCGCTACCTGCGCTTCCAGTTCGCGGCGCTGGGCTATCGGCCACGGTCGCAGGATGAGCACCGCGCGCTGCTGGCGGCGTGCCGGGCGGGGGACGCGGATGCGGCCTGCCGGCTGGTCACCGAGCATGTCGGGCAGGCGGCGGAGCAGCTTACGGCGTTTCTGGAGGGGCGCGAAGCGGGGTAA
- a CDS encoding RluA family pseudouridine synthase translates to MSENKTPSVETRTVTSDEADVRLDRWFKRHFPDVGHGYLQKLLRTGQIRVDGKRAETSTRLAAGQSIRIPPLADWAKPEGAAAAPAPKKPAMSDKDIAALQALVLFKDGDVIALNKPAGLAVQGGTNTTKHLDAMLDALRFDAKERPKLVHRLDKDTSGVLLLARNTFAASKLTEQFRGRDVRKIYWAATVGVPKPYQGKIDLALAKEGGPQGERVAGDEDDGKRAVTYYSVLENLGKQAAFVAMWPRTGRTHQLRVHMNAIGTPILGDGKYAGQGAYLPGAEVQKKLHLHARRLILPHPRGGNRMIDVTAPLPDHMLTTWKYLGFSASLKGDPFEGVE, encoded by the coding sequence ATGAGTGAGAACAAAACCCCCAGCGTGGAAACCCGGACCGTGACGTCCGACGAGGCCGACGTTCGCCTCGACCGCTGGTTCAAGCGCCATTTCCCCGACGTGGGGCACGGCTATCTGCAGAAGCTGCTGCGCACCGGACAGATCCGCGTGGACGGCAAGCGGGCGGAGACCTCGACCCGGCTCGCCGCCGGCCAGTCCATCCGCATCCCGCCGCTGGCCGACTGGGCCAAGCCGGAGGGCGCCGCCGCGGCCCCCGCGCCGAAGAAGCCGGCCATGTCGGACAAGGACATCGCGGCGCTCCAGGCGCTGGTCCTCTTCAAGGACGGCGACGTCATCGCCCTGAACAAGCCGGCCGGGCTCGCCGTTCAGGGCGGCACCAACACCACCAAGCATCTCGACGCCATGCTGGACGCCCTGCGCTTCGACGCGAAGGAGCGGCCGAAGCTGGTGCACCGGCTGGACAAGGACACCTCGGGCGTCCTGCTGCTGGCGCGCAACACCTTCGCGGCGTCCAAGCTGACGGAGCAGTTCCGCGGCCGCGACGTGCGCAAGATCTACTGGGCCGCCACGGTCGGCGTGCCGAAGCCCTACCAGGGCAAGATCGACCTCGCGCTGGCCAAGGAGGGCGGGCCGCAGGGTGAGCGGGTGGCCGGCGACGAGGACGACGGCAAGCGCGCCGTCACCTACTACTCGGTGCTGGAGAATCTGGGCAAGCAGGCGGCCTTTGTCGCCATGTGGCCGCGCACCGGCCGCACCCACCAGCTCCGCGTCCACATGAACGCCATCGGCACGCCGATCCTGGGCGACGGCAAGTACGCCGGGCAGGGGGCCTATCTGCCGGGCGCCGAGGTCCAGAAGAAGCTGCACCTGCACGCCCGCCGCCTGATCCTGCCGCACCCGCGTGGCGGCAACCGGATGATCGACGTGACGGCCCCGCTGCCGGATCACATGCTGACCACCTGGAAGTATCTGGGCTTCAGCGCCAGCCTGAAGGGCGACCCGTTCGAGGGGGTCGAGTAG
- the crcB gene encoding fluoride efflux transporter CrcB, translating to MIASPSTLAAVAVGGAVGSMARYLLMTAVGHWLGTQFPYGTLIVNAIGCFTMGALAELAALVWSPSPELRALLMVGVLGGFTTFSSFTLDVGLLVERNALPAAAGYILASMVLTIAGFFAGLAVVRSLVSVPV from the coding sequence GTGATCGCATCACCGTCCACGCTCGCCGCGGTCGCCGTCGGTGGCGCCGTCGGTTCCATGGCGCGCTATCTTCTGATGACGGCGGTCGGCCATTGGTTGGGCACGCAGTTTCCCTATGGGACGCTGATCGTGAACGCCATCGGCTGTTTCACCATGGGAGCCCTGGCGGAGCTGGCCGCGCTGGTGTGGTCACCCTCGCCGGAGTTGCGTGCGCTGCTGATGGTCGGGGTGTTGGGGGGATTCACGACCTTCTCCTCCTTCACGCTCGACGTCGGGCTGCTGGTGGAGCGGAATGCCCTGCCGGCGGCGGCGGGTTACATCCTGGCCTCGATGGTGCTGACCATCGCGGGTTTCTTTGCCGGCCTTGCGGTCGTGCGTTCTCTTGTTTCGGTGCCCGTTTGA
- a CDS encoding replication-associated recombination protein A, with amino-acid sequence MSKRGDSGATGGLFEAGAPRPLADRLRPRSLGEVVGQEHLLKPDGPLGRMVAARRLASMILWGPPGCGKTTIARLLALSTDLHFEPLSAVFSGVADLRKVFDAARARRAAGQGTLLFIDEIHRFNRSQQDGFLPYVEDGTVTLVGATTENPSFELNAALLSRAQVFVLNRLDDAALEKLLSRAEAEMGRPLPLTPDARSALKAMADGDGRFCLNLCEELFALPVPEDGALLDNNALATAIQRRAPLYDKAQEGHYNLISALHKSLRGSDTDAALYWYARMLEGGEDPRYIARRLTRFAVEDIGMADPNALAQATAAWEAYERLGSPEGELAIAQLVIYLGTAPKSNAGYTAYKSAVRAAKETGSLMPPKHILNAPTKLMKQIGYGKGYEYDHDTADGFSGQNYFPEGMARRAFYQPVERGFEREIKKRQDYWARLRERKAAEGDE; translated from the coding sequence ATGAGCAAACGCGGCGACTCCGGAGCCACCGGCGGCCTGTTCGAGGCGGGCGCCCCCCGCCCGCTGGCCGACCGGCTGCGTCCGCGCAGCCTGGGCGAGGTGGTCGGGCAGGAGCATCTGCTGAAGCCTGACGGCCCGCTGGGCCGCATGGTCGCCGCGCGCCGGCTGGCCTCCATGATCCTGTGGGGGCCGCCCGGCTGCGGCAAGACGACCATCGCGCGGCTGCTGGCCCTGTCCACCGACCTGCATTTCGAGCCGCTGTCGGCGGTGTTCTCCGGCGTGGCCGACCTGCGCAAGGTCTTCGACGCCGCCCGGGCGCGGCGCGCGGCCGGGCAGGGCACGCTGCTGTTCATCGACGAGATCCACCGCTTCAACCGCTCCCAGCAGGACGGCTTCCTGCCCTATGTGGAGGACGGCACCGTCACGCTGGTCGGCGCCACCACCGAAAATCCGTCCTTCGAGCTGAACGCGGCGCTTCTGTCGCGCGCCCAGGTCTTCGTGCTGAACCGGCTGGACGACGCGGCGCTGGAGAAGCTGCTGTCGCGGGCCGAGGCGGAGATGGGCCGCCCACTGCCGCTGACGCCGGACGCCCGATCCGCGCTGAAGGCGATGGCCGATGGCGACGGGCGCTTTTGCCTGAACCTCTGCGAGGAGCTGTTCGCCTTGCCGGTGCCGGAGGACGGGGCGCTTCTCGACAACAACGCGCTCGCCACCGCCATCCAGCGCCGCGCCCCGCTCTACGACAAGGCGCAGGAGGGGCATTACAACCTCATCAGCGCGCTCCACAAGTCGCTGCGCGGGTCGGACACCGACGCGGCGCTCTACTGGTACGCCCGCATGCTGGAAGGTGGCGAGGACCCGCGCTACATCGCCCGCCGGCTGACGCGCTTCGCGGTGGAGGACATCGGCATGGCCGATCCCAACGCGCTGGCGCAGGCCACCGCCGCCTGGGAGGCCTACGAGCGGCTGGGCAGCCCGGAGGGCGAACTCGCCATCGCCCAGCTGGTGATCTATCTGGGGACGGCGCCCAAGTCGAATGCCGGCTACACCGCCTACAAGAGCGCGGTGCGCGCCGCCAAGGAAACCGGCAGCCTGATGCCGCCCAAGCACATCCTGAACGCTCCGACCAAGCTGATGAAGCAGATCGGCTACGGCAAGGGCTACGAATACGACCACGACACGGCGGACGGCTTCTCCGGTCAGAATTATTTCCCGGAGGGCATGGCGCGGCGTGCCTTCTACCAGCCGGTCGAAAGGGGCTTCGAGCGCGAGATCAAGAAGCGCCAGGACTATTGGGCGCGGCTGCGCGAGCGCAAAGCCGCGGAAGGGGACGAGTAG
- a CDS encoding YqaA family protein produces MLKPLYNRILKLSARKDAVWWMSAVSFAESSFFPLPPDVMLVPMCLAEPKKLWRYTNICALASLIGGLFGYAVGFYLFESVGRLIIDFYNAQDSFQRFQDMFAEFGPWFLILKGITPIPYKLLTITAGFAHLDLTVFILCSIVARFSRFYMIAILLHFYGPQVRDIIEKRLMLVTTVLLVIIIGGLLSFKFV; encoded by the coding sequence ATGCTGAAACCTCTCTACAACCGGATTCTCAAGCTCTCCGCCCGCAAGGACGCCGTCTGGTGGATGTCCGCCGTCTCCTTCGCGGAAAGCTCCTTCTTCCCCCTTCCGCCCGACGTCATGCTGGTGCCGATGTGTCTGGCGGAGCCCAAGAAGCTCTGGCGCTACACCAACATCTGCGCACTGGCCTCGCTGATCGGCGGGCTGTTCGGCTACGCGGTCGGGTTCTACCTGTTCGAGAGCGTCGGACGGTTGATCATCGACTTCTACAACGCGCAGGACTCGTTCCAGCGCTTCCAGGACATGTTCGCCGAATTCGGCCCCTGGTTCCTGATCCTCAAGGGCATCACGCCCATACCTTACAAATTGCTGACGATCACCGCGGGATTCGCGCACCTCGACCTGACGGTGTTCATCCTGTGCTCGATCGTCGCACGATTCTCGCGATTCTACATGATCGCGATCCTGCTGCATTTCTATGGGCCGCAGGTGCGCGACATCATCGAAAAGCGGCTGATGCTGGTGACGACCGTTCTGCTGGTCATCATCATCGGCGGATTGCTCAGCTTCAAATTCGTGTGA
- the rplQ gene encoding 50S ribosomal protein L17 has product MRHGVSGRKFSKTTSHRKAMFSNMANALIKHEQIKTTLPKAKDLRPIVERLITLGKKGGLANRRLAFAQLRDDAMVTKLFTVLADRYKDRQGGYSRVLKAGFRYGDAAAMGVIELVDRDVAAKGQDSGPVEIKEEVEAEG; this is encoded by the coding sequence ATGCGTCACGGCGTTTCCGGACGTAAGTTCAGCAAGACCACCAGCCACCGCAAGGCCATGTTCTCGAACATGGCGAACGCCCTGATCAAGCACGAGCAGATCAAGACGACCCTGCCGAAGGCCAAGGATCTGCGCCCGATCGTCGAGCGTCTGATCACGCTCGGCAAGAAGGGTGGCCTCGCCAACCGCCGTCTCGCCTTCGCGCAGCTGCGCGACGACGCGATGGTGACCAAGCTGTTCACCGTCCTGGCCGACCGTTACAAGGACCGCCAGGGTGGCTACAGCCGCGTCCTGAAGGCCGGCTTCCGCTACGGCGATGCCGCCGCCATGGGCGTGATCGAGCTGGTCGACCGCGATGTCGCCGCCAAGGGCCAGGACTCGGGCCCGGTGGAGATCAAGGAAGAGGTCGAGGCCGAGGGCTGA